TAATGCAGAGCTCCATCACTTAAGGCTCTATTCAGGTCAATGGcaatttcttttacaaatgaaTGAGCAAAGAACTTTCCAGAGGACACATCTCCAAGAAGGAGCTTTGATATTTTACCTTTGATCCCCAGCAGAAAGtttaaaagcacaaaatatttTATGAGCTAAATGGTATATTGTTACAATTAAATAATTGCAAACTTTCCTCTTACCTTAACAATAATTGTCTGGTTGCTGCTTATGTGTGTCTGCCTCATTGCATGCCGCTCCATACTCTTGTGGGAAGCGTGCACTGTGACCAGTATGCCCGTGTAGGATGCTAAAATAACACAGCATGGTATGATGTAGCAGAAGAGAAACAGTGCCACAGTGTAGGAGCGTGCCGTAGAATGCTGATTGGACAGGCGCCAGTCAATGCAACAGGCGGTGCCATAAGGCTCTGGTCCATATTCCCCCCAGTAGGCCAGCGGGGAGCTGGCAAACAACAGGGCATAGACCCAAGCAAAGGCAATGAGCCGACGGACATGGAAAGAGTTAAACCTGTTCCCTGTGAAAACACATTAAGTTCTATTTCATTATCCATGTAGTTAAAAGATTCTGGCAAAACTATTATTTATAGATTTGCCCCCAAAAATGGTGCTGAAATTTGATGATGAAAATCTTTAGGATGTTCGATAACCCAGTTTTTTAGTGCAAGTGAAATGTCCCCATCACAATCCCTTCCGCATTTTCTCATAGTCAGAAGCACTAACAGTAGTCCATTTATTGAGGGACAGGGTCTGCTTGAAACAAATTAGTTAATGGCATCTGACTGCAGCTAAAGGCTAATGTGTTTATGACTACCATCAGGGGTAGATGAGTAAATCGTTCAGATGAGAATAACACTACTTACTCTCAGACAGTCTTTCCTTGAAGGCATTCATGGTGTTACCACTGATTGgaaatattaatggacaacgCATCCGGTTCAGCGTAGTAATGCAAATGCGGAAATGCCTTAAatctgcattctatctgaattccagcatgGGGCAACACGTGCGGTTGCAAAAGAAGGTCAGTTTCTGTAGAGGTCtttgagaaagtgacccacttgatttattacctcagtaaacattttcataaggTGTTTATGGTTTCAATCGCTAGTTCTAAGTCTTCTGCAACGCAACATAGTGTTCACTTTTTGAATtatggtctcgttgattttcAAATCggcgataaagcagggggtgttttagggcgtggctatgatgtgattgccagtggaAGTGTGTGACGTCATGTAGAGTGTAAGGGCTCTTCCCTCACTTCTTCCCCTTGTCTAAAATCCTCACATCCGCATCCAGGATGGCTGCTCCCGTTAATGGCAAATGTAACAATTCACAGTAGATCGCCACAAACCAGATGTAGCACATGcgctgtccattaatatacagtctatgggtgtTACACTCATGTATGAAAAGTGATGGAAGTAGTTGCATGAAGAGTTTAAAGGttcactatgagttcctgcaaaATTCTTCAAATTGTAGGCAAGCCTCCTTAATCCGCTAGCTGCCCGCCCCCTGAACACATGGTGGAAGAGCCATCTCAGGAGAAAACACGGGTCGTAAACGTCAGATAAACACTATGGGAACAGGATAggcaccaaaacacaacaaaacactccAGCCAATCCCCgacaagatggttgggggagggggtggggttTAGTTACAGTTAGTTATGACATTTACGAAAACATGGGGGGAGGGGCGAGCTTGACCTGTATTGTTTGAAATTTACTTACACTCATAGtgcacaatttaaaatcctttatttctTTAGTTGGTTAATTGCTGTCTAAAGTTGGCGTGCTTGGCAGCTTCATGCCCTTACAACTAAGGGCTATTTTACAAAACCTAGATGGCGGATTAAGCCAGGATTTCCCATTTATCCTGGATGATTTAAACTCTGACTCGGTTTCACGAAAGCAGAAGCACCAAAATTAGCGTAGAGATCCAGTCTGTGCAGCTAGCCTGCTCCTGACCAAGCTAACAGATATTATGTATTAATCCTggagccttttctgttcactcagcagTGGTTTTACCTTATTGTTATCAGCCTGCATTAACATGTACATATTGTTCTGTTAAATACTGTTATTAACATTGTTATTAACAGTATTGTgaccattatttttaaatgtattcatgtgaTAGCCGGTGAGGCTGATAAAGTGCTATACTACATGTTTGTTTCTATAATGGCTGACTGGTCAGATACCACTAGATCTTTTtagatgatttatttatttttctgttctttaaCAAGAAAGGATTACATATTTTactaatgttctttttaattggCATTCTTAGCACCCAATTTGTTTTTGCTCCAGTAAACTGGAACTATAATTGGAGAGGATTGTAGCCtacaattataaaaacatgtcCTAATTGTACAGGTATACTAAATTATAGTCTTAGTTCACAGGACCAATAACTATATAGTGTAGACAACTGATCATTCATGAAACTACAGGGAGGTGAAATGGCTTAGATTTTGAAGTCCAACTTTTCAGCATCTTTTCTATGCTCACATATACAAGGAAGCAAAGCACATTTTGGAAGAAGCAAAGTTGCGATAATAAAACAGTGAGAAATTGCGatatctaaaaatatacatttacgtACCATTTCTCTTAACTGAAACCATTCTGTTTACTTTTAGTCCAAAATATACAACTGTTCATGTGCATCTATCGGAATTACTTCAGCCTGGCTCACCCAAGTCACTCCTCCTCAGCCTAGCTAGGTTGTCGTGAAACGCACCAAGCCAGGATGCACGGATTAAACTAGGTCAAGCCTCGCTTTGTTAGTTATCCTGGATTTATAAgttctgcttttgtgaaacagaTCCTTTTTTTGCCTACTGAGGCATAGGGTCAGGCGATTCTTCTTCACTCTGTACATGGTTGAAGGTATAAGGGTAAGGATATTTGTACAGGAGAATGCTAGGCCACTCACGTGCCATTGCAGCCGGTCTAGTCCAATCCTAATCATGTTAATCATGTGTTCTCCTGTGGTACAAACTATCCTTCCATCACAAGTCTGATAGATAGATGAAGCTTGAACCTGAAGGGGATTGCCATTGGATTACAAAGATTATGTGTTGCAGTCACAGTAAGGAGATTATTATTGATCGGCTACAGTTGGGTGTATGTGGTATAAATGACGTAGCTCACAACACTGGATGGAAGTGGGTTGCCACCAATGGCTTGGGCAACATGCATGCCATGCAAACTACTGGAAAGATGGTCCTAAAATTGGCTAGTGCTTGCAGTTTGCTGCAAACCAGGCACAATGGTCCCCAGGGTTTTCAACTGCAGCCTGGGCATGTTCTAGCCAGAGTCTGTTATTTACTGCAGTTTCTGAGACGTGTGCAAACATCTATTTTTTGACCTGCTAAAGGAACATATGGGAATTACTGAATCAATATTTATAAAGCTACCTCAGGTAGAGCATGAGCAGTTGGGGACTGAAGGTCTAGCTAGGCATAGAGAAATGTACAGGTAAACACGCAGGAAGTGAGATGCCACAGTGAGACTATATGCGCTTAGTATATTGTTGATCCAAATTTCAAAGGGAAGTTTACAAGGATTGATTAAGTGGCTCAAATaatttttacaaacattttcttttcctaaaacaaaaatgcacactGCCCACTGTGGTTCTCTATGAACACATTGCACAATCCGTCTCTTGGTGTGGACGCCTTTTCCCATCGACCATGGCTCAGAGCCCTTCCATAtgcttttcccttttccttctGATTCCTCGCCTCCTGGCACGCATTCAGGAGCAGAGCCTGCCTGTCATTCTGGTGGCACTTACAAGGCCTCACAACGTTATGCAGACCAGTCATGGAGGTTTTTAAAGGATACATTTTAACCTAGCTActtaaaaaacatgacacattGTGAAATGGAAAAGGAACTATAAtatctgcttgtgttttttggcattgactacatcagctttaCCCTTAACccaatagcaacagctcttaAAGGGCAAAGCCTGTACAAAATAGAATGATAATTAtgtattgtaactccagattatTTGAGTATAGTCACAGCCCTCTAAGATTCAGGCCACCTGCATCTCCAACATTGGCTGAAGAAAAATGCTGAAGTTGGGAGCAGATCTCTAGTGTCGCAGCTGTAATATACAGTGACTGCATACGTAAGAATGACCCATGCGGGGAACAAGGGCCCAAAAGAAATCTTCACAACTGCGCATGCGCGAGGGGCAAACCCAATAGCATCAGTTTTTACAGGGCTATGGCTATACTcgtagaatctggagttacaatacgtaACCATCGTTGGCCAACATCACAAGTAATACGTATTGAGTGCTGCCCCTGGACTTGTCAGTTATCAATAAAAGGCTGATGTGCAAACCTGTATGGAGGGGGTCGTTATGTCTACTTCCTTCCACAGATAAAATAACGATCTGCCACTTAGGGATGTGATGGTTAATCCTGGGTCATTTCATTGGGCAAAAACAGCTTCTTTGAAGACTTACCATAGAGCGGATGACATACTTTCATAAAGCACACCATGCTTAGCAGGGTTAGAGTGGTCAGACTGCAGAGGCCAAACAACATGCCACAAAAAGCATATATGGAGCACGCTGTTTTCCCATACAGCCACCTGCGCAAGAGGTTGTAataaaaagagaacaaagaCAAGATCAatgagggagatggagagagggaaaatAGAAGAATAGCATGAGCATGACACGCCATATCTTTAAATTCTCAGACAATCATACCGCTAATCAACCATGTATTAATAAGTTCAACAAaccatgaaatataaaaaggagTCTTATTTAATAGAAAAACCTTCAGTATGGAGAATCTTACGGCACAATTCAAATTAACATATTTTGTTGTCTGGGGATCAGAACAACCATTTTGTCcttgttgctttgctttttatATCTGATGTTACAGTAGGACGGCATGTGTAATACCTGTGGTGGAAGCTTGAAGTTATGGCCATGGGGTAGAGGGACAGAGTCAGGCCTAAGTCACTAACTGCTAGGTTGATGATGAAGTACTCGGCTGGTTTCAGAAGGTGCTTTTTCTTGTAGGAGACAAACAGCAGGGTGCTGTTGCCAAACAGTGAGCATACTCCTGCAGAACAGACCAAATGTTGTCAGTGCTGATTGGgcacacaatacaaacaataaacacaaatgaTCTTGTTTAATTTGGTTGTAAAATTTTCACGTATTCATTATTATGTCACACTAGGCTAAGCTTTGTAGGGAAATACCGCACGTTTTTTCAGGTTCTATTGACAGCTCTGTCATGCATTGACCCTATATTATTTTTTGCACCAGTGTTAACTATTCCCTATAATATACTTTAAGGCTTTTACACTTCTACCTAGTGTTCAGATGGAACTGTGTTTGGTATCAGACAACCATCAATATACTTTATAAACCAGCAACGCTCAGTGTGAACAAAGTAGTGTAATTGCAGGTGATTCTTAAATTCAGGACGCAGGGACAGCATCACACAGTGACAAgctttaaaagttacatttcttTACTGATCAGCACAGACTGGATTTATGCGTGGAGAGTTCCACATAATTTAACTAGAGTAAATATTGCTAGAATTGAtgcatttaaatacagtatcaCCTAGTACCACAgtcacaaatacagaaatgtacaaGCTTCCAAGGCTTCACAGTGTGCCGTCTAGCTTCACGCTGTTACTCATTTCAGCCTGAGCAGAATTGTTGAAAACTCATTGACAGCATTGTTAGTGTTGGTAACTTGTTATCTTCTGttaaaggaataaaaaagagaaaataggtTTGAATTTCTGAAGAATTTACtcaccaaaaacaaaatagatCACAGCCAGAGTTGTATCCATTGGCACAGGTATGTTGGACTGGAAGGCAATGTCTTCATCTAACGACTCCATCTGAAAACTGATCAGAGCTTTTCAAGAGCAATGTCAAGGGTCTGTCTCGCTCATAATACATTAGCTTTTAATTTGTGCCGTCACAGGCATGATTTGAAAATGTCCGGCTTTAGCTTCTCCCCGTGAGAATcaaaaaatagttgttttaaaGCTTTGACAAGCTTGAGTCAGAAAGCATATTACATCATTTGGTTTGTTCAATATCATTAAACTGAAAGGTATTCAAAGGAGAGGACCAACACATTAACATGCATTCAAGATGCCACGTGATCACATCATCAACACTCTAAATGTCTGTGTTCCAACGCTTCAGCAGCTAAAATCGGACGGTGACTGACAGACATAGATCAATGGGTGGTTTGAGGGTCAATAAACAATAAGAAACCACAGGGAACCAAAACACGTTGCCTGGTGTTTGtcatattttcttcattctAATATGCTCAGCAGTTCAGAAACCATATTTTGCTGGTCCTACACGCCTGTAATATTCCTGGCAATGCATGAACCATAAACCCTTCAGAAAATCCTCCTTTATATAACACACAGAACTGTATGCCCATTTGTTTATTGTTATCTTTCCAATGTGCAGCAGACCTTGTAAATGGCTTattctcctctttttccactTTCCAATGCTATATGCATCTATTCATACTGGCTCTCTACTTACTGAACCCCTGTTCaccttttgctgttttgtttgcaTTGCCTTAAACCCTCCCTTATTCAGAAAAGCTGCGTCTTAGTGTCGTTTGGTAATAATGTTATCATGTTGAACATATAAAAAGGGAAACAGTGAGGGCTTGAAGACTGGAGACAGCCCTGTAGCATCTGCATCACCTGTCACTGTAAGCTATAAGCTGTTGAACGCTTTCATGGTTGCAGTGTGAGGAACACAAGTGTTACTAAAACAGCTGAAGTAGATTCAGTGAAAGATGCGAaattaatgcatttttaaatgaagattAATAAAAGGTGATTTTAACAGGGTCGGGGTCCAACAACCAGTCAGTCTTGGAGCATGTTTCTAATCCTGTGTTCTGTGTTTAAATCACACTTTTAAAAGTGAGGCCTAATCACtatccaattttattttatgatgttGCAGGGCAAGGGCACTTATGTAGCTGATGATGCACGTGTGCAAACGGGTGGCACAAATtcaagaatagaaaaaaagaaaagaaaaaagaataaccCCCAGAAACATCAATAATAATCCCTAAAGTGTGTTGCATCAGCAAGAATAGTTGGGGTAACAACACAACTGTAGCCGTGTTTGGTAACCTAAAGCCTACTGTGCTCAATTTCGCCAAAAAGGCTATTTGAGTCAATTACACATACATTGCTAATAAGACCAGATATAGTCTTAtgtgtttaaataataaaagataaatgtcCTTACCTCGGCCAGTGCTGAATTACCTAAATCCTAAATTACCGCATCCTCTTAAATGCTGCACTTGATCCAATCAAAGTCCTTTTCCAAAATCACTTTTGAgcctttaatatatatttatggtAGCCTATATATGGTTTGAACCAACTGGAGTCCCGGAGATGTTCTCACTCCCTCTCAGCAGCAGTCAGAGCGGCAGCAGATCCCACTCGGACTGTCACTACACCTGTAGTGCACTGTGCAGACAGAAGCAGGAGGCAGAGCCGGACCTCCAGATCCCCTAACTGCACTCTGCTCTAATCAATTAATGACGTCAATTTACGACTAAAGCcatacactcacactcacaggCTCCTTATCTTTTTGCTTTGAATATAGTCTTAGACGTAATagtccaaaattaaaaaaagccttCATGGCTGCTTACTTACTCCTACTCCTAAATTGCTGTTGAAGTAGATTAAtcatgttttcactctgtttgtCTACAGTggatatattcatatatatatatatatataaatatatatatatatatatacatatatataatttagTCCACTGCAGTGGAAAGCAACACATTGACTGTTTTGTCTCTGTCCTTTGACATATTGGATTTAAAGTGCACGACTAACCAAGGTTAAGGTGCTGAGTGTCAGCCTCAAGGGTGTTGAGTTGTGTTCACCTATCACGTATGGTATGTATTGCTTACTTCAAGTGTAGCATTCATAACCCCTTTTAGACATAGTTTAAAAACGAAAGGAGCACAATTAGAGGGTTGTAGTTCACCATCTTAAATTAAAGCCAAAAGGCCCATCCTTTACCTTTTTCTAGCTAATGTTTCCTTTCAAATGCATGTCATTGAGCAGGAAGCCCACACAATACAAATGTGGGAATGTCCAACCCCTACACTACACTGTACACAAGTGAAATATTCAAACCAAGACTCCATTTTTATGGCATTTGCTGTTAT
The window above is part of the Etheostoma cragini isolate CJK2018 chromosome 12, CSU_Ecrag_1.0, whole genome shotgun sequence genome. Proteins encoded here:
- the opn7a gene encoding opsin 7, group member a translates to MESLDEDIAFQSNIPVPMDTTLAVIYFVFGVCSLFGNSTLLFVSYKKKHLLKPAEYFIINLAVSDLGLTLSLYPMAITSSFHHRWLYGKTACSIYAFCGMLFGLCSLTTLTLLSMVCFMKVCHPLYGNRFNSFHVRRLIAFAWVYALLFASSPLAYWGEYGPEPYGTACCIDWRLSNQHSTARSYTVALFLFCYIIPCCVILASYTGILVTVHASHKSMERHAMRQTHISSNQTIIVKLSVAVCISFLAAWSPYALVSMWAAFGHIENIPPLAFALPAMFAKSSTIYNPIIYLMLRPTVRRMVRSNLATLCHACLKGCLCSQEPPACCSKPEIRVRLCSIHRQINHFPSSNSSAKPPIVAFRDHSCEKCQDAFDCYTHYPRICSITNAAANGDSSKDQDTPVSKTHVQKTQRICRKKSQLAIICAKRTSEIDNFHIDLEMVPGHAKVAWP